In one window of Halococcus salifodinae DSM 8989 DNA:
- a CDS encoding DNA topoisomerase I, whose product MELIITEKETAARNIAEILSGESADVERRNGVNVYKWGGRRCVGLSGHVVENDFPAEYSNWRDVEPVELIDAEVVVEPHESRENIVSTLRLLARDADGVIIATDYDREGELIGKEAHDIVREVTDAPIRRARFSSFAEPEVREAFENLDDLDFDLAAAGEARQEIDLVWGAALTRFLSLSAKQMGSDFISVGRVQSPTLKLIVDREREIEAFDPDDYWELFCDLTKNEATFEAQYFYDDDGSEAERVWDGDVAEAVYDDLRGASTAAVEEVRRRTRTDDPPAPFNTTQYIRAASSLGYSAQRAMSLAESLYTAGYITYPRTDNTVYPDDLDVAELLSEFTDHPEFGDDADTLLEGEPTPTEGDEETTDHPPIHPTGELPSATELGDDERAVYELVVRRFFATVAEPAEWEHLRVTAAVGDHRLKANGKRLLEAGYHAVYPYVDSTENHVPDVEEGDKLPVSEVRSEAKETQPPRRRGQSRLIETMESMGIGTKATRHNTIEKLYDRGYIENDPPRPTTLAKAVVQAGKRFAEQVVSEAMTEQLEDDMDAIAAGEATLDDVTDESREMLATVFEELHDSREAIGDSLRNSLKVDKILGPCPDCGAALLVRRSRHGSYFVGCDGYPDCEFTLPLPSSGKPVIQEETCDEHELREVKMLDGRNTFTHGCPICAAKEADEAEDRVIGACPECGSEEGDDGEGDDEESGELAIKSLRTGSRLAGCTRYPDCEYSLPLPRRGEIEVIDEHCEEHDLPELVVHSGDEPWELGCPVCNYREYEARQAATDLEDLDGLGEKTAEKLAAVGIDSLDDLREGEADQLAAEVQGVSADNVRKWQAKAD is encoded by the coding sequence ATGGAGCTGATCATCACGGAGAAGGAGACCGCGGCGCGAAACATCGCCGAGATCCTGAGCGGCGAGAGCGCGGACGTCGAGCGGCGCAACGGCGTCAACGTCTACAAGTGGGGCGGCCGGCGGTGCGTGGGGCTCTCGGGCCACGTGGTCGAGAACGACTTCCCGGCGGAGTATTCGAACTGGCGCGACGTCGAACCCGTCGAGCTCATCGACGCCGAGGTGGTCGTCGAGCCACACGAGAGCCGCGAGAACATCGTCAGTACCCTCCGGCTGCTCGCTCGGGACGCCGACGGCGTCATCATCGCGACCGACTACGACCGCGAGGGCGAACTCATCGGGAAGGAGGCCCACGACATCGTGCGCGAGGTGACTGACGCCCCGATCCGGCGGGCGCGGTTCTCGTCGTTCGCCGAACCCGAAGTACGAGAAGCGTTCGAGAACCTCGACGACCTCGACTTCGATCTCGCAGCCGCTGGCGAGGCGCGCCAGGAGATCGACCTCGTCTGGGGCGCAGCACTCACCCGCTTTCTGTCGCTGTCGGCGAAACAGATGGGCAGCGATTTCATCAGCGTCGGGCGGGTCCAGTCGCCGACCCTCAAGCTGATCGTCGATCGCGAGCGCGAGATCGAGGCGTTCGATCCCGACGACTACTGGGAGCTGTTCTGCGACCTAACCAAGAACGAGGCGACGTTCGAGGCACAGTACTTCTACGACGACGACGGCAGCGAGGCCGAGCGGGTCTGGGATGGCGACGTGGCCGAAGCGGTCTACGACGACCTCCGCGGGGCGAGCACAGCGGCAGTCGAGGAAGTCCGCCGACGCACACGGACTGACGACCCGCCGGCCCCGTTCAACACCACCCAGTACATCCGCGCCGCGAGCTCGCTCGGCTACTCCGCCCAGCGCGCGATGAGCCTGGCCGAGAGCCTCTACACCGCAGGCTACATCACCTACCCCCGAACCGACAACACCGTCTACCCCGACGATCTCGACGTTGCGGAGCTGCTCTCGGAATTCACCGACCACCCCGAGTTCGGCGACGACGCCGACACGCTGCTGGAAGGCGAACCGACACCCACCGAGGGCGACGAGGAGACCACCGACCATCCGCCGATCCACCCCACGGGAGAACTTCCCTCGGCCACCGAACTCGGCGACGACGAGCGCGCGGTGTACGAACTCGTCGTCCGGCGCTTCTTCGCCACGGTGGCCGAGCCAGCCGAGTGGGAGCATCTCCGAGTGACCGCCGCAGTCGGAGACCACCGACTGAAGGCCAACGGTAAGCGCCTGCTGGAAGCGGGGTATCACGCGGTCTACCCCTACGTCGATTCCACCGAGAACCACGTGCCGGACGTCGAGGAGGGTGACAAGCTGCCGGTGAGTGAGGTCCGAAGCGAGGCCAAGGAAACGCAGCCGCCGCGCCGGCGCGGCCAGTCGCGGCTGATCGAGACGATGGAGTCGATGGGGATCGGGACGAAGGCGACCCGCCACAACACCATCGAGAAGCTCTACGACCGAGGCTACATCGAGAACGACCCGCCGCGCCCGACGACGCTGGCGAAGGCGGTTGTCCAAGCGGGCAAGCGCTTCGCCGAACAGGTCGTGAGCGAAGCGATGACCGAACAGCTCGAAGATGATATGGACGCGATCGCCGCCGGGGAGGCGACGCTCGACGACGTGACCGACGAGTCGCGCGAGATGCTCGCGACCGTTTTCGAGGAGCTCCACGACTCGCGCGAGGCGATCGGTGACTCCCTCCGGAACTCCCTCAAGGTCGACAAAATTCTCGGGCCGTGTCCCGACTGCGGGGCGGCGCTGCTCGTCCGTCGGAGCCGCCACGGTTCGTACTTCGTCGGCTGTGACGGTTATCCGGACTGTGAGTTTACCCTGCCGTTGCCCTCGTCGGGCAAACCGGTGATTCAGGAGGAAACCTGCGACGAGCACGAACTTCGAGAAGTGAAGATGCTCGACGGCCGGAACACGTTTACCCACGGCTGTCCGATCTGCGCCGCAAAAGAGGCCGACGAGGCCGAGGATCGCGTGATCGGTGCGTGTCCGGAATGCGGCAGTGAGGAGGGCGACGATGGGGAGGGCGACGACGAGGAGAGTGGCGAACTCGCGATCAAATCGCTCCGGACGGGCTCGCGCCTCGCGGGCTGTACCCGATACCCGGACTGCGAGTATTCCTTACCCCTCCCGCGCCGCGGCGAGATCGAGGTCATCGACGAGCACTGTGAAGAGCACGATCTACCGGAGCTCGTGGTCCACTCGGGCGACGAGCCGTGGGAGCTCGGCTGCCCGGTGTGTAACTACCGGGAGTACGAGGCGCGCCAGGCGGCCACCGATCTCGAAGACCTCGACGGGCTGGGCGAAAAGACCGCCGAGAAGCTCGCCGCCGTCGGGATCGACAGTTTGGACGATCTCCGGGAGGGCGAGGCCGACCAACTCGCCGCCGAGGTCCAGGGCGTGAGCGCCGACAACGTTCGGAAGTGGCAGGCGAAGGCGGACTGA
- a CDS encoding aldehyde dehydrogenase family protein encodes MSTDARTPEESRDEIRERHREARAELIPDEPAQHYIGGEFVASASGETFETRDPTTGEVLAEAQAGNSEDVDRAVEAAWEAYETEWSEADATKRQRVLNEIADRVEDRRSELATIESLDNGKPIREARADVALVADQFRYFAGATRTHGGDTVPSRSGKSIQTIREPYGVVGAVVPWNFPLLIATWKLAPALAAGNTVVLKPAEETPLSVLELVREIDDVVPDGVVNIVTGYGAEAGAPLTGHEDVRKVSFTGSTAVGKEVMKAAAENVSDVTLELGGKSPVVVFPDADIQQAVRVMMIAMFYNTGECCTAGTRLFVHEDIYEEFMDAFVEAAEGLQMGDPLSKDTRLGPKVSEEQVERTLSYIDQAREDGARIVTGGSQPESDALADGCFVVPTVIDDIDHDSDPVQEEIFGPVEEVFAWSDYDEMMERANDVDYGLAAGVITNDLSKANRAARDIEAGNIWVNQYNDFPAGQPFGGYKQSGIGREQAEDTLDHYSQTKTINMNL; translated from the coding sequence ATGTCCACCGACGCACGCACGCCGGAGGAGAGCCGCGACGAGATCCGGGAGCGCCACCGCGAGGCGCGCGCGGAGTTGATTCCCGACGAACCCGCACAGCACTACATCGGCGGCGAGTTCGTCGCGAGCGCGTCGGGCGAGACCTTCGAGACGCGCGATCCCACGACGGGCGAAGTGCTCGCCGAGGCCCAGGCCGGCAACAGCGAGGACGTCGATCGGGCTGTCGAGGCGGCGTGGGAGGCCTACGAGACGGAGTGGTCCGAGGCCGACGCCACGAAACGCCAGCGCGTGCTGAACGAGATCGCGGATCGAGTGGAAGACCGACGGAGCGAACTGGCCACAATCGAGAGTCTCGATAACGGCAAACCCATTCGCGAGGCGCGCGCGGACGTCGCCCTCGTCGCCGACCAGTTCCGGTACTTCGCCGGCGCGACCCGAACCCACGGCGGCGACACCGTGCCGTCGAGATCGGGCAAGTCGATCCAGACGATCCGCGAGCCCTACGGCGTGGTCGGCGCGGTCGTGCCGTGGAACTTCCCGCTGCTGATCGCGACGTGGAAGCTCGCGCCCGCGCTCGCGGCCGGGAACACGGTGGTACTCAAACCCGCCGAAGAGACGCCGCTCTCCGTACTCGAACTCGTTCGCGAGATCGACGACGTGGTTCCGGATGGCGTGGTCAATATCGTCACGGGCTACGGCGCTGAGGCGGGCGCACCGCTCACCGGACACGAGGACGTCCGAAAGGTCTCCTTCACGGGCTCGACTGCCGTCGGCAAGGAGGTCATGAAGGCCGCCGCCGAGAACGTCTCGGATGTGACCCTCGAACTCGGCGGGAAGAGCCCCGTCGTGGTGTTCCCCGACGCCGACATCCAGCAGGCGGTCCGCGTGATGATGATCGCGATGTTCTATAACACTGGTGAGTGCTGCACTGCGGGCACCCGGCTGTTCGTCCACGAGGACATCTACGAGGAGTTCATGGACGCCTTTGTGGAGGCTGCTGAGGGACTTCAGATGGGCGACCCACTCTCGAAGGACACGCGACTCGGCCCGAAGGTCTCCGAAGAACAGGTCGAACGCACGCTCTCGTACATCGACCAGGCGCGCGAGGACGGCGCGCGGATCGTGACTGGTGGGTCCCAGCCCGAGAGCGACGCGCTCGCCGACGGCTGTTTCGTCGTCCCCACCGTCATCGACGATATCGATCACGACTCCGACCCCGTCCAGGAGGAGATCTTCGGCCCGGTCGAGGAAGTGTTCGCGTGGTCGGACTACGACGAGATGATGGAGCGCGCCAACGACGTCGACTACGGCCTCGCGGCGGGCGTCATCACGAACGACCTCTCGAAGGCGAACCGGGCGGCTCGGGACATCGAGGCGGGCAACATCTGGGTCAACCAGTACAACGACTTCCCGGCAGGCCAGCCCTTCGGCGGGTACAAGCAGTCGGGAATCGGGCGCGAGCAGGCCGAAGACACCCTCGACCACTACTCCCAGACCAAGACGATCAACATGAACCTCTAA
- a CDS encoding DUF4350 domain-containing protein, with translation MRRRTFLTALGATSATALSGAGAASSQELLATDGTIRPLAFDSTASLLDGNERPLTDDSLVAVWAESTAYNGDADGNGDAVSYPDGTPIPLVASDDGIVGFGAPIGQDDTDFNYGNEEFLLNVLDAEADGPTVVFDEGHGQFYDTEKFSAFIGYAEANGYEIAATTDIAADLTGADAAIVTSPSEVFSAAERDALVAFVANGGTLLLFDQSDFNNFDATANLNAIAEAIGTGFRFNDDQVYDPENNLYAPFVPLTSNFNTAFDYFADREGLGFELDPSKTYTVEVVEVTDGDTVDVRFEGGQETAIRVLGIDTPETGSATSTERAEEWEGIESYDYLEAAGNAATAFARGELSPGQRVDLSFDANEPARDEFGRVLGYLTYDADGSGSRETLYNHRVIDAGHARVYDSGLARHDEFLAAELDARETGRNVWSASDPANAESIRNDPVEELFVPRAAAIESASGDLSGRVPVRAEATASTPNAPLIAVDDDAGIAMVGSPFVDEAYEIAEGYPVETNGYGNYVFLTHLLSRTAATAGRGPPLHAGPPDTPGNGGPPPHAGPPDRAGPPERNASDEYGEAPVLIDGGHGQFAASYALSAEDAAYYLRYLEGVDIAFEGVNQLATGFGAELLGNGRALLITAPTEAYTETELDAVRTFRKDGGAVVLLGGAVPEVARTNLNTIAEALGSDLRLGGAVTDGTNNLNGNPSVPITTNFGDRFNLFDTYTNETEYGNRKAGSGRSHRKGRRNDS, from the coding sequence ATGCGACGACGAACCTTTTTGACCGCACTGGGAGCGACAAGCGCTACGGCGCTCTCCGGAGCAGGCGCAGCGTCCTCCCAGGAACTGCTGGCAACCGACGGGACGATACGACCTCTCGCGTTCGACTCGACGGCGAGCCTTCTCGACGGGAACGAACGACCCCTGACCGACGACTCGCTGGTCGCAGTCTGGGCCGAATCCACCGCGTACAATGGCGACGCGGATGGGAACGGTGACGCCGTTTCGTACCCCGATGGAACACCGATTCCCCTCGTAGCGAGCGACGACGGGATCGTGGGTTTCGGTGCGCCGATCGGCCAGGACGATACCGACTTCAACTACGGTAACGAGGAGTTCCTGCTCAACGTTCTCGATGCCGAGGCTGACGGCCCGACCGTCGTCTTCGACGAGGGGCACGGGCAGTTCTACGACACCGAGAAATTCAGCGCGTTCATCGGCTACGCCGAAGCGAACGGGTACGAAATCGCCGCGACCACGGACATCGCTGCCGACCTCACAGGAGCCGATGCGGCGATCGTCACCTCGCCTTCGGAGGTCTTCTCGGCCGCCGAACGCGACGCGCTCGTGGCGTTCGTCGCAAACGGGGGCACACTGCTGCTGTTCGATCAGTCGGATTTCAATAACTTCGACGCGACGGCGAACCTCAATGCGATCGCCGAAGCCATCGGCACGGGCTTCCGGTTCAACGACGATCAGGTGTACGACCCCGAGAACAACCTCTACGCACCCTTCGTACCGTTGACCTCGAACTTCAACACCGCGTTCGACTACTTTGCCGACCGTGAGGGCCTCGGCTTCGAACTCGATCCCTCGAAGACCTACACCGTCGAAGTCGTCGAAGTCACCGACGGCGACACGGTCGATGTCCGTTTCGAAGGGGGTCAGGAGACGGCCATTCGGGTGCTCGGTATCGACACGCCCGAGACGGGGAGTGCGACCAGCACCGAGCGCGCCGAGGAGTGGGAAGGAATCGAATCGTACGACTATCTCGAAGCTGCGGGCAACGCGGCCACCGCGTTCGCGAGGGGTGAACTATCGCCCGGGCAGCGAGTCGACCTCAGCTTCGACGCGAACGAGCCAGCTCGCGACGAGTTCGGGCGCGTGCTCGGCTACCTCACGTACGACGCCGATGGTTCTGGGAGTCGCGAGACACTCTACAACCACCGGGTGATCGACGCAGGTCACGCCCGCGTGTACGATTCCGGGCTGGCACGCCACGACGAGTTCCTCGCCGCTGAACTCGACGCCCGAGAGACCGGCCGAAACGTGTGGTCCGCGAGCGATCCAGCGAACGCCGAGTCGATTCGGAACGATCCCGTCGAGGAGCTCTTCGTCCCGCGGGCAGCCGCCATCGAGAGCGCGAGTGGCGATCTGAGTGGTCGTGTGCCCGTGCGTGCCGAGGCCACTGCCTCGACGCCGAACGCACCGCTCATCGCGGTCGACGATGACGCCGGGATCGCGATGGTCGGATCACCGTTCGTCGATGAAGCCTACGAGATCGCCGAGGGGTATCCAGTCGAGACGAATGGCTACGGCAACTACGTCTTCCTGACGCACTTGCTGTCGCGGACCGCCGCCACCGCCGGCCGCGGGCCTCCTCTCCATGCTGGGCCACCCGATACCCCTGGCAACGGTGGACCACCGCCTCACGCGGGGCCGCCGGACCGTGCTGGACCGCCGGAGAGGAACGCTTCTGACGAGTACGGGGAAGCACCAGTGCTCATCGACGGTGGCCACGGTCAGTTCGCCGCGAGCTATGCGCTCTCGGCCGAGGATGCCGCCTACTATCTGCGGTATCTCGAAGGGGTCGATATCGCGTTCGAAGGGGTCAACCAACTCGCAACAGGCTTCGGAGCTGAGCTACTCGGCAACGGCCGAGCACTGCTGATTACTGCGCCCACCGAAGCCTACACCGAGACCGAACTCGATGCTGTCCGTACGTTCCGGAAAGACGGTGGTGCCGTCGTCCTGCTCGGTGGGGCTGTCCCCGAAGTAGCCCGGACGAATCTAAACACGATCGCCGAAGCTCTCGGTTCGGACCTCCGCCTTGGTGGTGCGGTGACCGACGGCACGAACAACCTGAATGGCAATCCATCGGTTCCGATCACGACGAACTTCGGGGACCGATTCAACCTGTTCGACACCTACACCAACGAGACAGAGTACGGAAACCGGAAGGCTGGTTCCGGTCGCAGTCATCGAAAGGGTAGACGAAACGACTCATAG
- a CDS encoding amphi-Trp domain-containing protein yields MPEEVLFETEQSMDRSEIANYLRTVADRLDGGDEIGLEAGDQHVTLAPPARPTFEVKAERETGSGPDELSVEFEIEWDEGESGAGGGGKLSIE; encoded by the coding sequence ATGCCCGAGGAGGTACTTTTCGAGACCGAGCAGTCGATGGATCGGAGCGAGATCGCCAACTACCTGCGGACGGTGGCGGATCGACTCGACGGCGGCGACGAGATCGGGCTTGAGGCCGGCGACCAGCACGTGACACTCGCCCCGCCGGCCCGGCCGACGTTCGAGGTCAAAGCCGAACGCGAGACCGGCAGCGGCCCGGACGAGTTGAGCGTCGAGTTCGAGATCGAATGGGACGAAGGCGAGTCGGGAGCTGGCGGGGGCGGGAAGCTTTCGATCGAGTGA
- the aspS gene encoding aspartate--tRNA(Asn) ligase produces the protein MQDRTHTAAATPGESVTVAGWAHEIRDLGGIAFLIVRDRTGKIQVKFEKDAMDEELVEAGTDLTRESVVAVTGDVEEEERAPTGVEIVPETVDVIAPAEPELPLDPSEKVGAELPTRLDNRTLDLRRGEARAIFEIRAEVLRAAREAFRDLDCTEINTPKIVATGTEGGTELFPITYFGQEAFMNQSPQLFKQLMVGSGLERVSEIGPIFRAEEHNTPRHLNEATSIDFESAFIDHEEAMDACEQVVRAAYEGVAENCTDQLDTLGYDDFSVPAEAFPRLTYEEAIERINATGELDEQLVWGDDLPTEGEKALGSDVGGHYFVTDWPSEIKPFYIKDHDGQDISTGFDMMAPNMELVSGGQREHRYDHLVEGFEQQGLDPEAFEYYTKMFKYGMPPHAGWAIGAERLVMTMLDLPNIREAVLFPRDRQRLSP, from the coding sequence ATGCAGGACCGAACCCACACCGCCGCGGCCACACCGGGCGAGTCGGTGACGGTTGCGGGCTGGGCACACGAGATCCGCGACCTCGGCGGGATCGCCTTTCTCATTGTACGGGACCGCACCGGGAAGATCCAGGTCAAATTCGAGAAGGATGCGATGGACGAGGAGCTCGTCGAGGCCGGCACCGACCTCACCCGCGAGAGCGTGGTCGCCGTCACCGGCGATGTCGAAGAAGAAGAGCGCGCACCGACCGGCGTCGAGATCGTTCCCGAAACGGTCGACGTGATCGCGCCCGCCGAGCCCGAACTCCCGCTCGATCCCTCCGAGAAAGTCGGAGCCGAGCTTCCGACGCGGCTCGACAACCGCACGCTCGACCTCCGACGTGGCGAGGCACGCGCGATCTTCGAGATCCGTGCCGAAGTGCTTCGAGCGGCCCGCGAGGCGTTCCGCGATCTCGACTGTACCGAGATCAACACCCCGAAGATCGTCGCCACCGGCACCGAAGGCGGGACCGAACTGTTCCCGATCACCTACTTCGGGCAGGAAGCGTTCATGAACCAGTCGCCGCAGCTGTTCAAACAGCTGATGGTCGGCAGCGGTCTCGAACGCGTCTCCGAGATCGGCCCGATCTTCCGAGCCGAGGAGCACAACACGCCACGCCACCTCAACGAGGCGACCTCGATCGACTTCGAGTCGGCGTTCATCGATCACGAGGAGGCGATGGACGCGTGCGAGCAGGTCGTCCGCGCGGCCTACGAAGGCGTCGCCGAGAACTGCACCGACCAGCTCGACACCCTCGGCTACGACGACTTTTCGGTTCCCGCGGAAGCGTTCCCGCGACTGACCTACGAGGAGGCGATCGAGCGGATCAACGCCACCGGCGAGCTCGACGAGCAGCTGGTGTGGGGCGACGACCTCCCGACCGAGGGCGAGAAGGCGCTCGGCAGCGACGTCGGCGGCCACTACTTCGTGACCGACTGGCCGAGCGAGATCAAACCGTTCTACATCAAGGATCACGACGGACAGGATATTTCGACGGGGTTCGACATGATGGCTCCGAACATGGAGCTCGTCTCGGGCGGCCAGCGTGAGCACCGCTACGACCACCTCGTCGAGGGATTCGAACAGCAGGGGCTCGACCCCGAGGCGTTCGAGTACTACACCAAGATGTTCAAGTACGGGATGCCGCCCCACGCCGGCTGGGCGATCGGTGCCGAGCGTCTCGTCATGACGATGCTTGACCTGCCGAACATCCGGGAGGCGGTGCTGTTCCCGCGAGACCGTCAGCGGCTGAGTCCGTAG
- a CDS encoding phosphoglycerol geranylgeranyltransferase, translated as MSAPWAEWDHIVKLDPDKSLVDGESYADVCETGTDAIEIGGTTGMTEAKMTEVIEPCAAAGREHDVPVYIEPSHPGTVVHTDGLSGYLVPTVFNAGDIAWLTGVHKEWARMDTEIDWDRTHTEAYIVLNPDSSVAEYTQANCDLDADEVAAYATIAERLFGQEIVYLEYSGTFGDPEVVTAASDALDDATLFYGGGIGDYDTAHEMGGRADTVIVGDLVHDEGCDAVRETVRGAKEAGQERIEPDR; from the coding sequence ATGAGTGCCCCGTGGGCGGAGTGGGACCATATCGTGAAGCTGGACCCCGACAAGAGCCTCGTCGACGGCGAGAGCTACGCCGACGTCTGCGAGACGGGGACCGACGCGATCGAGATCGGCGGCACGACCGGGATGACCGAGGCAAAGATGACCGAGGTCATCGAGCCGTGTGCCGCCGCCGGCCGGGAGCACGACGTGCCGGTGTACATCGAGCCGAGCCACCCGGGGACCGTGGTCCACACCGACGGGCTCAGTGGGTATCTGGTTCCGACCGTGTTCAATGCCGGCGATATCGCGTGGCTGACCGGTGTCCACAAGGAGTGGGCCCGGATGGACACCGAGATCGACTGGGACCGCACTCACACCGAGGCGTACATCGTGCTGAACCCCGATTCGTCGGTGGCGGAGTACACCCAGGCGAACTGCGATCTCGACGCCGACGAAGTCGCGGCCTACGCCACGATCGCCGAGCGGCTGTTCGGCCAGGAGATCGTCTACCTCGAGTACTCGGGCACGTTCGGCGATCCCGAAGTCGTGACCGCAGCGAGCGATGCGCTCGACGACGCCACCCTCTTTTATGGTGGCGGAATCGGCGACTACGACACCGCGCACGAGATGGGCGGACGCGCCGACACGGTGATCGTCGGCGATCTCGTCCACGACGAGGGCTGTGATGCCGTCCGCGAGACCGTCCGTGGGGCGAAAGAAGCCGGTCAAGAGCGGATCGAACCCGATCGCTGA